ACCAAAATAACAGGTGATGAATACGAAGTTCTTTTTGAAGAGTTTGAAACCGACAAAAGTAAAAAAGTAGCATCTAAGGAAGTAGGCGAGGAAAAACGCAAAGAAAAGGAAGAATTACGCCTTGAGCGCGAGCGCGAGCTAGAAGAAAAGCAAAAAAAGGAAGAAGCTTCGCGCGTTATTAGAGCTGGAGCAAAATTGGACGGTCCAAAGCAAGTAGGGAAAATTGACCTTGCAACTGGAAAACCCAAAAAAGATGAGCCTAAAGCCGAAGAGAAACCCGCGGCAGCAAAAGAAGAAAAAGTTGAAGCAGAAAAGGTTGAAAAACCAGCTGCGGAAACATCTCCAGTAAAAGAAGAGACGGCGAAAGAAAAGGTTAAGGAGGAGAAGCCAAAGGAAGAAAAAGTTGTAGAGGCGCCAAAAGAAGAAAAGAGTAAAAAAGAAAAACCGAAAGCAGATACAACGGCTAAAGCTATAGAAAAGGAGCCAGCTAAAGAAGCTCCTGTCCAAAAAGCTGAAACCCCAAAAGAAGCGGAAAAAACCGAATCTCCGAAAGAATCAGATACCGTTACTACACAATACCGCAAGCTTGAAGGCCCTAACTTTACAGGCCAAAAAATAGACCTTACCCAGTTTAAAAAACCGGAGAAGAAAAAAGATTCAAAAAGCGACGATAAGAAAAACGTTAAAGGTAAAAGACGCCGTATAAGTAAGGATGCCTCAAAACCTGGAGGCAATAATTTTAGAGATAAGCGCGGAGCAGGACCTGGGTCTGGAAACAGAAAAGGACGAAGCAATACGCCAAAAGAAGAGCCAAGCGAAGAAGAAGTACAAAAACAAGTTCGCGAAACTTTAGAAAAACTGCAAGGAAAGTCTTCTAAAGGTAAAGGTGCTAAATACCGTCGTGAAAAACGAGATACGCACCGTCAAAAAACCGATGAGCTTGCACAACAAGAGGCCGATAACAAGCTTATTAAAGTTACCGAATTTGTTACCGCAAGTGAAATGGCAACCATGATGGAAGTGCCCGTTACCAAAATTATCTCGGCTTGTATGAGTTTGGGTATGATGGTAACTATGAACCAGCGTCTTGATGCCGAAACTTTAAGTATTGTTGCAGATGAATTTGGTTACGAATTAGAATTTGTAACAGCAGACCTCGAAGAATCTATAGATCGCGAAATTGATGCGCCAGAAGATTTGGAAGATCGCGCACCTATTGTAACGGTAATGGGTCACGTAGATCACGGTAAAACTTCGCTATTGGATTATATACGTAAAGAAAACGTAATTGCAGGTGAATCTGGAGGTATAACACAACATATTGGAGCCTATGGAGTTGAATTGGAAGGTGGCCAAAAGATTGCATTTTTAGATACACCCGGTCACGAGGCGTTTACTGCTATGCGTGCTCGTGGAGCACAAGTTACCGACGTTGCCATTATTGTGGTTGCTGCGGACGACGACATTATGCCACAAACAAAAGAGGCAATTAGCCACGCGCAAGCAGCGGGTGTGCCAATAGTTTTTGCAATTAATAAAATAGATAAACCTACCGCAAATCCTGAAAAAATTAAAGAAGGTCTGGCTCAAATGAATTTGCTGGTTGAAGATTGGGGTGGAAAGATTCAGTCGCAGGATATATCGGCAAAAACAGGTAATGGTGTAAAGGAATTACTGGAAAAAGTATTGCTTGAAGCCGAACTACTTGAACTAAAAGCAAACCCAGATCGTCAGGCAAACGGTACAATTGTAGAAGCATTCTTAGACAAAGGTCGAGG
This region of Aequorivita marisscotiae genomic DNA includes:
- the infB gene encoding translation initiation factor IF-2; translated protein: MAEVKTKRLSQVLREFNISLDRAVEFLSSKGFDVDASPNTKITGDEYEVLFEEFETDKSKKVASKEVGEEKRKEKEELRLERERELEEKQKKEEASRVIRAGAKLDGPKQVGKIDLATGKPKKDEPKAEEKPAAAKEEKVEAEKVEKPAAETSPVKEETAKEKVKEEKPKEEKVVEAPKEEKSKKEKPKADTTAKAIEKEPAKEAPVQKAETPKEAEKTESPKESDTVTTQYRKLEGPNFTGQKIDLTQFKKPEKKKDSKSDDKKNVKGKRRRISKDASKPGGNNFRDKRGAGPGSGNRKGRSNTPKEEPSEEEVQKQVRETLEKLQGKSSKGKGAKYRREKRDTHRQKTDELAQQEADNKLIKVTEFVTASEMATMMEVPVTKIISACMSLGMMVTMNQRLDAETLSIVADEFGYELEFVTADLEESIDREIDAPEDLEDRAPIVTVMGHVDHGKTSLLDYIRKENVIAGESGGITQHIGAYGVELEGGQKIAFLDTPGHEAFTAMRARGAQVTDVAIIVVAADDDIMPQTKEAISHAQAAGVPIVFAINKIDKPTANPEKIKEGLAQMNLLVEDWGGKIQSQDISAKTGNGVKELLEKVLLEAELLELKANPDRQANGTIVEAFLDKGRGYVSTVLVQGGTLKVGDYVLAGQHSGKVRAMQDERGKNVKEAGPSTPVSVLGLDGAPQAGDKFNVFDDEREAKSIATKRTQLQREQSVRTQRHITLDEIGRRIALGEFKELNIILKGDVDGSVEALTDSFQKLSTEEIQVNIIHKAVGPITESDVLLASASDAIIIGFNVRPMGNARQIADKEEIDIRTYSIIYDAINDLKDAMEGMLSPEMKEEITGTAEIRETFKISKVGTIAGCMVLTGKIFRNSGIRLIREGVVVYTGELASLKRFKDDVKEVSKGYDCGIQIKNYNDIYENDIIEAFQEVAVKKKLK